ACAACGTCCACCATCCCAAACCCCATTGAATTTTTCTGCCCGATGCCGCACTCATAGGCAACTTTCATCAACTCCGTGCTTCCTTTCAGATAAAACGGACATTCGAACGCCTTAATGCGCGTTTCTTCGGCCATGCCTTCTTTAATCTTGATCAGCTTGGATAGCTTTTCTTCACCTCCTCTTCTGCGGAGATAATGTTCGTCAAGCGCAAAAGTTAAGCTATCGTTTTCCGGATGTCGGTGGTAAAGAGTTTCGTATTTTGAAATCAAATTTTTTCGGATCGCTTCGGAGAGATCGGGCTCCAGTGGGCGGTAATAATGCTCCTGAATTTGTCCTTCTTTTTTTCGAGCAGTAGAAACGACAATCGGAGACAAGCATTTAAATTTCATTTCTTCGCTAAACTCAGGTTCGGGAACGGTCTCCACTTGCTGCACTGCAAATTTCGCTGATCCGTACTGACTGTTGATACTAATCTCCTGCGATGAAAAAAGGCCGATGACAAAGTTTTGCACAAAATCCTGCAACATTGGGCTTTCGATGTGCAGCGTGCAGGGAGTGAAGTTTCTCGCGATCAAAGCGCCATTTCTGGACTTGACGCCGGGAATGTACAATTTTGAAAATACAAACAGCTTTATCGGCTTTCCCTGCGGAGTCGAATACCCTTGTTCGTGCAGCCAGAGCGAAAATTCAGGGGATGACTGCGATAGAATTTGATAAATAGCTGATGACAATTGGTATTGATAGTTTATCGGGATTGTGGAAAATTTTCGGGCGGTTCTCAATGTCAATTTAACTCTCATCGCGTCCTCGGTGGGTTTCGCCAGAAAGAGCGGGCTTGATATTGCAAATAAAGGAAGATATTTTTCTTTAAAATAACACTTTTTTACTTAGAATGCAAGCAATAATTTATATTTTAGCTTATTTTAGCAGATAAGCTACAAATTTGGAAAAAACATTATTCAAAAAAATATAAAAAATTGGTTTCCCGTAGGGCATTGAAATTTCAAGGAAAATTAACTGCATTAAACAAAAAATCCCCCGACAAAGTTGTTATGCCAACAACTGTCGAGGGATTCTCCTGCGCCTTCGTTGCACAAAATAGCAAAGTTTGAAACGAAATCAATTTAGCTGTCGCTGATGGTTACAATTTGTCCTTAAAAATATCAAATTCATGCTCGTCCATCGGGCCGGCGCCGACAATGACAATATTTTTTGTGTCAAAGTATTTTGTCATCACTCGTAAAATATCATCTTTGGTCACCGCCATTATTCGGTCGGCGTAGTTGTCAAAATATTCGACTGGGAGATGGTGTTCTGCCGTATCTTCGACCTGTCGCAAAACATCGTCGGGCGATTCCAGCATCATCGGTAGAATGCCGATCAAAAAACGTTTTGCGTTAAGCAATTCAGCGTCGCTGACCTTTTCCCGGCGCATTCGTCGGATTTCTGCGAGCGCGCTTTTCAACAACTGAGTTGCTGTTTCCGGTTTTGTGCCCGATTGCATGAACCAGAGTCCGCCATGTTGCCGCTGTCTGGTTTTGACTCCAACGTGGTAGGCAAGTGCTTGTTTTTCCCGGATATTCACTCCCATTCTCGAAGTGAGTGAACTTCCTCCCAGAATGTGCACCGCCAATTCGATGGCTTCTGAGTCTTTGTGGCCATAAGGCACTAGCAAACCGCCGATTCGCACGTCCGCCTGTTTTTTCTCGGGCATGGGAAAAACTTTGACAACCCTGCCTTTTACGCCAGTCGGATTCGGGAAATCAGCCAATTGCGGCGGATTCGCATGTCGCCATTTACCAAAAGACCGGTTCAGTTTTTCCAGCACCTTGTCCATTGACAGATCGGACAGGACAAATAGCATCGTGTGCTGCGGGCAATAGTATTTTTTATGAAAATTTTTCAGGTCAGCGATAGTAATTTGACGCAGACTTTTTTCTCCGCCAGTACTGAGCCGTCCGTACGGATGACTTTTTCCATAAATGCGCTCAAACAGAAAACGCGAAGTTTTCCAGCCGGCGCTTCCTTCCGCTCGCCGCAGCGACGTGATCATGCTCGCGCGGACAATCTCCAAGCCATTCTCCGGAAACGCAGGTTCAGTTAAAATATTCATCGCGTAAAAAAGCAGCGTGTCCGCATATTCCGACAAAACGCTACCGCCAAAATCAATGGTCTCCACTCCCCCGCTGACATTAAAACTGAAGGGAATAAAATCCATTCTTTCGGATAAATAATCAAAAGAAAATTGTTTCGTGCCGCGATTCATCATTCTCCCGGTGAGAGAACCGAGTCCCGGTTTTTTTGCGTCTTCGGGACAATTTCCGGTACGAATAAAGCCGTGCAACGAGAAAATCGGGAACGCTTTTGACCTGATAAAATACACCTCGATGCCGTTGTTCAATTTCGCTTTTTTGACGCGTGGCGCAATTGGGTTGGGTTTTGCCACATCGAGCTTTTGCTCCGTTTGCAAATTCGTATTCTTTTTTTTCGGAGTTGGATTTTGGTAGAAAAAATTGCTCTGGTCGTTGTTCTTGTGAATTGACGAGGATTTTTTTGTTATTTTTTCAGCTTTTTCCGAGGGCAAAAGATAGCCAATCGTCAAATATTCCGCATGTAAATATTGATTTGCCGCGCGCTTCACATCTGCCACCGTAACAGCCTGCCTTTGCTTTTTCCAATCATCGTAAAATTTCCACGACAGATAGGTTTCGTAGCGCGACAGCCGACCGCCGATGCCCGAGACTTTGAGATTCTCCGATACCTCGTTAAAGGCAATTCTGTTTTTTACCTTTTGCAACTCGTATTCGGATACGGATTCCGCTTTAATTTTTTCAATCTCGTCAAAAATAATGTCTTTCACGCGCCCCAACTGACCCATTTTTTCTTTGCGTAATTCAGCACTGACAATGAAAAGATACGGGTCTTTTCCGAATGTGGCGCGCGCGGAAACGCGGATTGCCAGTTTCTTTTCTTCCACAAGATTTTTTCTCAATCGAGACGTCTTCCCGCCTCCCAAAATGCGAGCGAGAAAATACAAAGCGGCATTATCGGGATGACCAATGCCCGGCGTGTGCCAACCCATCTGCAGCGTGACCGTTTTGACATCGGGTCTTTTTAATGTCACCGTTCTCGTGCTGAGTTGCTCGATTTCTGAGGTCACAGTTTGATCCACTTCGGGACCACGGGGAATTTTTCCGAAATGATCTTCCACTGTTTGCAACATTTTCCCGGTTTCAAAATCTCCGACCAGCACGAGCGTGGCGTTATTCGGCGTGTAGTAAGTGCGGTAGAAATTGTAAACTTCGTCCCTGGTCGTATTTTTAATGTCATCCATCCATCCGACCACAGGCCAATGGTAAGGCGAACTTTTGAAAGCGATGGCATTAAACTCTTCGGAAAATAGTCCCCGTGGATTATTTTCCGTTCTCATGCGGCGTTCTTCCATGATGACATTGAGCTCTCTGGCGAGTTCGCCTGAATCAATCACGCAATTGTACATTCGATCCGACTCAATCGCCAGCGCCTGTTCGATTTTATTTTTTGGCATTTGTTCATAATAGGCAGTGATGTCGTTGGAAGTGAACGCATTAAAAACGCCGGCGTTGTTTTTTATGATTTGCGAAATCGTTCCCGCCGGATAATTGGGTGTGCCCTTGAACATCATGTGCTCGGTGATGTGCGCAATACCGGTAGAACCGACATTTTCATTCCTGGAACCGACTTTGTACGATAATTGCGAATAAACAATCGGCGCGTTGTGTATCTCAACCGTCAAAACTTTCAAGCCATTGTCTAAAATTGTTTCGACGACTTCGCCTTCCTGGACCTGTGCTTGCGCAAAACTCAGCGATACCAGGCTTAATATCAGCAAGATGAATAAAGCAAATCTTTTGCTTATCATTAATTTTCTCCTAAATAAAATGCAACCCATTAGCAAGATGCACCCCACCTTTCAGGCGGAGCACATCTTTGCTCGCTATTCACTAAATTGATATTCTTTCGCAATAGCGACCGGA
The genomic region above belongs to Calditrichota bacterium and contains:
- the cas6 gene encoding CRISPR-associated endoribonuclease Cas6, translating into MRVKLTLRTARKFSTIPINYQYQLSSAIYQILSQSSPEFSLWLHEQGYSTPQGKPIKLFVFSKLYIPGVKSRNGALIARNFTPCTLHIESPMLQDFVQNFVIGLFSSQEISINSQYGSAKFAVQQVETVPEPEFSEEMKFKCLSPIVVSTARKKEGQIQEHYYRPLEPDLSEAIRKNLISKYETLYHRHPENDSLTFALDEHYLRRRGGEEKLSKLIKIKEGMAEETRIKAFECPFYLKGSTELMKVAYECGIGQKNSMGFGMVDVVK
- a CDS encoding insulinase family protein; its protein translation is MISKRFALFILLILSLVSLSFAQAQVQEGEVVETILDNGLKVLTVEIHNAPIVYSQLSYKVGSRNENVGSTGIAHITEHMMFKGTPNYPAGTISQIIKNNAGVFNAFTSNDITAYYEQMPKNKIEQALAIESDRMYNCVIDSGELARELNVIMEERRMRTENNPRGLFSEEFNAIAFKSSPYHWPVVGWMDDIKNTTRDEVYNFYRTYYTPNNATLVLVGDFETGKMLQTVEDHFGKIPRGPEVDQTVTSEIEQLSTRTVTLKRPDVKTVTLQMGWHTPGIGHPDNAALYFLARILGGGKTSRLRKNLVEEKKLAIRVSARATFGKDPYLFIVSAELRKEKMGQLGRVKDIIFDEIEKIKAESVSEYELQKVKNRIAFNEVSENLKVSGIGGRLSRYETYLSWKFYDDWKKQRQAVTVADVKRAANQYLHAEYLTIGYLLPSEKAEKITKKSSSIHKNNDQSNFFYQNPTPKKKNTNLQTEQKLDVAKPNPIAPRVKKAKLNNGIEVYFIRSKAFPIFSLHGFIRTGNCPEDAKKPGLGSLTGRMMNRGTKQFSFDYLSERMDFIPFSFNVSGGVETIDFGGSVLSEYADTLLFYAMNILTEPAFPENGLEIVRASMITSLRRAEGSAGWKTSRFLFERIYGKSHPYGRLSTGGEKSLRQITIADLKNFHKKYYCPQHTMLFVLSDLSMDKVLEKLNRSFGKWRHANPPQLADFPNPTGVKGRVVKVFPMPEKKQADVRIGGLLVPYGHKDSEAIELAVHILGGSSLTSRMGVNIREKQALAYHVGVKTRQRQHGGLWFMQSGTKPETATQLLKSALAEIRRMRREKVSDAELLNAKRFLIGILPMMLESPDDVLRQVEDTAEHHLPVEYFDNYADRIMAVTKDDILRVMTKYFDTKNIVIVGAGPMDEHEFDIFKDKL